Proteins from one Ficedula albicollis isolate OC2 chromosome 3, FicAlb1.5, whole genome shotgun sequence genomic window:
- the GPATCH11 gene encoding G patch domain-containing protein 11 isoform X2 produces MEEEEDYMSDLFIKQDVRPGLPMVRRVKEAIQKEEKQKEANEKNRQKSIKEEEKERRDLVLKSALGNENKGFALLQKMGYKSGQALGKSGEGIVEPIPLNIKTGRSGLGHEELKKRKAEEKLESYRQKLHMKKQANEQAADQFRIRFKTKQEERKMEGDLRKSQRACQQLDMQKDIGVPKETWFWIEPEEEDKKDEEDKEDECTSSDLSVSSSTELFHSEFNIP; encoded by the exons atggaggaggaggaagactATAtgtctgatttatttattaa ACAGGATGTAAGGCCAGGATTGCCCATGGTGAGGCGGGTTAAGGAAGCtattcagaaagaagaaaagcaaaaagaagccAATGAGAAGAACAGAcaaaaaagcataaaagaagaagaaaaagagagacgTGACTTGGTACTGAAAAGTGCATTGGGCAACGAGAACaaaggctttgctttgctgcagaaGATGGGCTACAAGAGCGGCCAGGCCCTTGGCAAAAGCG gagAAGGCATTGTTGAACCTATTCCTCTGAACATAAAAACAG GCAGAAGTGGGCTTGGTCATGAGGAGTTAAAAAAGcgaaaagctgaagaaaaactggaaagctATAGACAAAAACTCCATATGAAAAAACAGGCAAATGAGCAAGCTGCAGATCAGTTCAG AATAAGattcaaaaccaaacaagaagAACGTAAGATGGAAGGGGACCTGCGAAAAAGCCAGAGGGCCTGCCAGCAATTAGATATGCAAAAA GATATTGGTGTTCCCAAGGAGACTTGGTTTTGGATAGAACCTGAAGAGGAAGACAAAAAGGATGAGGAAGACAAGGAAGATGAATGCACGAGCTCAGACTTAAGTGTAAGCTCTTCAACTGAATT ATTTCATTCAGAATTTAATATTCCTTGA
- the GPATCH11 gene encoding G patch domain-containing protein 11 isoform X1, with translation MEEEEDYMSDLFIKQDVRPGLPMVRRVKEAIQKEEKQKEANEKNRQKSIKEEEKERRDLVLKSALGNENKGFALLQKMGYKSGQALGKSGEGIVEPIPLNIKTGRSGLGHEELKKRKAEEKLESYRQKLHMKKQANEQAADQFRIRFKTKQEERKMEGDLRKSQRACQQLDMQKDIGVPKETWFWIEPEEEDKKDEEDKEDECTSSDLSVSEKLHILTAYLREEHFYCIWCGTTYEDSEDLSSNCPGDSAADHD, from the exons atggaggaggaggaagactATAtgtctgatttatttattaa ACAGGATGTAAGGCCAGGATTGCCCATGGTGAGGCGGGTTAAGGAAGCtattcagaaagaagaaaagcaaaaagaagccAATGAGAAGAACAGAcaaaaaagcataaaagaagaagaaaaagagagacgTGACTTGGTACTGAAAAGTGCATTGGGCAACGAGAACaaaggctttgctttgctgcagaaGATGGGCTACAAGAGCGGCCAGGCCCTTGGCAAAAGCG gagAAGGCATTGTTGAACCTATTCCTCTGAACATAAAAACAG GCAGAAGTGGGCTTGGTCATGAGGAGTTAAAAAAGcgaaaagctgaagaaaaactggaaagctATAGACAAAAACTCCATATGAAAAAACAGGCAAATGAGCAAGCTGCAGATCAGTTCAG AATAAGattcaaaaccaaacaagaagAACGTAAGATGGAAGGGGACCTGCGAAAAAGCCAGAGGGCCTGCCAGCAATTAGATATGCAAAAA GATATTGGTGTTCCCAAGGAGACTTGGTTTTGGATAGAACCTGAAGAGGAAGACAAAAAGGATGAGGAAGACAAGGAAGATGAATGCACGAGCTCAGACTTAAGT GTATCAGAAAAGCTACACATCCTGACAGCCTATTTGAGAGAGGAGCACTTCTATTGCATTTGGTGTGGAACAACCTATGAAG ACTCTGAAGATTTATCTTCAAACTGTCCTGGAGATAGTGCTGCAGATCATGACTAA